A genomic segment from Blastococcus sp. PRF04-17 encodes:
- a CDS encoding isochorismatase family protein encodes MSRALVVIDVQNDFCEGGSLAVGGGAAVAAAISGHIRETAGDYAHVVATRDHHIDPGRHFAEHPDFLDTWPAHCVVGTDGVELHPALDREALEAIFDKGEYAAAYSGFEGAADGVPLADWLRARGVDAVDLVGIATDHCVRATALDAVGHGFRTRVLLHLTAGVTDGTTEAAIEELRTAGVALEGEVHRG; translated from the coding sequence ATGAGTCGCGCACTGGTCGTGATCGACGTGCAGAACGACTTCTGCGAGGGCGGCAGCCTGGCGGTGGGCGGGGGTGCCGCGGTGGCCGCCGCGATCAGCGGGCACATCCGGGAGACCGCCGGCGACTACGCGCACGTGGTGGCCACGCGGGACCACCACATCGACCCGGGCCGGCACTTCGCCGAGCACCCCGACTTCCTGGACACATGGCCGGCGCACTGCGTCGTCGGCACCGACGGGGTGGAGCTGCACCCGGCGCTCGACCGCGAGGCCCTCGAGGCGATCTTCGACAAGGGGGAGTACGCCGCGGCCTACTCCGGCTTCGAGGGTGCCGCCGACGGGGTCCCGCTGGCCGACTGGCTGCGCGCGCGGGGCGTGGACGCCGTCGACCTGGTGGGCATCGCCACCGACCACTGCGTGCGGGCGACCGCGCTGGACGCCGTCGGTCACGGTTTCCGCACCCGCGTGCTGCTGCACCTGACCGCGGGGGTCACCGACGGCACGACGGAGGCGGCGATCGAGGAGCTGAGGACGGCCGGCGTCGCGCTCGAAGGCGAGGTCCACCGGGGCTGA